One genomic region from Polyangium spumosum encodes:
- a CDS encoding ATP-binding cassette domain-containing protein, whose translation MSQHPANNHDLIRVKGARENNLKDVSVEIPKRRLTVFTGVSGSGKSSLVFGTIAAESQRLINETYSAFVQGFMPTLSRPDVDVLEGLTTAIIVDQERLVGNPRSTVGTVTDANAMLRVLWSRLGKPHIGPPGAFAFNVPSVRAAGSITVEKGGAKAEKVVFNRAGGMCPRCEGMGQINDIDLSQLYDEKKSLNEGAITIPGYSMDGWYGRIFRGCGFFDPDKPIRKFNKKELHDLLHKEPTKIKVDGINLTYSGLIPQIQKSFLSKDLDAVQPHVRAFVERAVTFTTCPECKGTRLNEAARSSKIKGISIADACAMQISDLAAWARGLSEPSVAPLLTALRHTLDSFVEIGLGYLSLDRPTGTLSGGEAQRTKMIRHLGSSLTDVSYVFDEPTVGLHPHDIQRMNELLLRLRDKGNTVLVVEHKPEVIAIADHVVDLGPGAGTAGGEVVFEGSVSGLRESGTLTGRHISDRVSLKPKVRKPSGVLKVRGARTHNLKDVDVDIPLGVLVVVTGVAGSGKSSLIHGSVSGRDGVVSVDQAPIRGSRRSNPATYTDLLEPIRKAFAKQNGVKPALFSANSEGACPTCNGAGVIYTDLAMMAGVTTVCEDCEGRRFQASVLEYRLGGLNIAEVLDLPVKDAARFFGAGEARTPAAHAILSRLADVGLGYLRLGQPLTTLSGGERQRLKLATHMGEDGGVYVLDEPTTGLHLADLEQLLGLLDRLVDAGKSVIVIEHHQAVMAHADWIIDLGPGAGHDGGRIVFEGTPADLVAAKSTLTGEHLAAFVGSRPKAG comes from the coding sequence ATGAGCCAGCACCCCGCAAACAACCACGACCTGATCCGCGTCAAGGGCGCCCGCGAGAACAACCTGAAGGACGTCAGCGTCGAGATCCCCAAGCGGCGGCTGACGGTGTTCACGGGCGTCTCGGGCTCGGGCAAGTCGTCCCTGGTGTTCGGCACCATCGCGGCGGAGTCGCAGCGGCTGATCAACGAGACCTACAGCGCGTTCGTGCAGGGGTTCATGCCGACGCTGAGCCGGCCCGACGTCGACGTCTTGGAGGGGCTGACGACCGCGATCATCGTCGATCAGGAGCGGCTCGTCGGCAACCCGCGCTCGACGGTCGGGACCGTGACCGACGCCAATGCGATGCTGCGGGTGCTGTGGAGCCGCCTGGGCAAGCCGCATATCGGCCCGCCCGGGGCCTTCGCCTTCAACGTCCCCTCGGTCCGCGCGGCCGGGTCGATCACGGTCGAGAAGGGAGGCGCCAAGGCCGAGAAGGTCGTGTTCAATCGCGCCGGCGGCATGTGCCCGCGATGCGAGGGCATGGGACAGATCAACGACATCGACCTGTCCCAGCTCTACGACGAGAAGAAGTCGCTCAACGAGGGCGCGATCACGATCCCCGGTTATTCGATGGATGGCTGGTACGGCCGCATCTTCCGCGGCTGCGGCTTCTTCGACCCGGACAAACCGATTCGCAAGTTCAACAAGAAGGAGCTCCACGACCTGCTCCACAAGGAGCCGACGAAGATCAAGGTCGACGGCATCAACCTGACGTATTCGGGGCTGATCCCGCAGATCCAGAAGTCGTTCCTGTCGAAGGACCTCGACGCGGTGCAGCCACACGTCCGCGCCTTCGTGGAGCGCGCGGTCACGTTCACCACCTGCCCCGAGTGCAAGGGCACGCGGCTCAACGAGGCCGCCCGATCGTCCAAGATCAAGGGGATCAGCATCGCCGACGCCTGCGCGATGCAGATCAGCGACCTCGCCGCGTGGGCGCGTGGCCTCTCCGAGCCGTCCGTCGCGCCGCTCTTGACGGCGCTGCGGCACACGCTCGATTCGTTCGTGGAGATCGGGCTCGGCTACCTCAGCCTCGACCGGCCGACCGGCACATTGTCGGGCGGCGAGGCGCAGCGCACGAAGATGATCCGCCACCTCGGGTCGTCGCTCACCGACGTCAGCTACGTCTTCGACGAGCCGACGGTCGGGCTGCACCCGCACGACATCCAGCGAATGAACGAGCTCTTGCTCCGGCTGCGCGACAAGGGCAACACCGTGCTCGTCGTCGAGCACAAGCCGGAGGTGATCGCAATCGCCGACCACGTCGTCGACCTCGGCCCCGGCGCCGGCACCGCCGGCGGTGAGGTGGTCTTCGAGGGCAGCGTCTCCGGGCTGCGGGAGAGCGGCACGCTCACCGGGCGACACATCTCCGACCGGGTCTCCCTGAAGCCGAAGGTGCGAAAGCCGTCGGGCGTCTTGAAGGTGCGCGGCGCCCGCACGCACAACCTGAAGGACGTCGACGTCGACATTCCGCTCGGCGTGCTGGTGGTGGTGACCGGCGTGGCCGGGTCGGGCAAGAGCTCGCTGATCCACGGCTCCGTGTCGGGCCGGGACGGGGTGGTGTCGGTCGACCAGGCCCCGATCCGTGGCTCGCGCCGGAGCAACCCGGCGACGTACACCGATCTGCTGGAGCCGATCCGCAAGGCATTCGCGAAGCAAAATGGCGTGAAGCCCGCCCTGTTCAGCGCAAACTCCGAGGGCGCCTGTCCGACGTGCAATGGCGCCGGGGTGATCTACACCGATCTCGCGATGATGGCCGGCGTCACCACGGTCTGCGAGGACTGCGAGGGCCGGCGCTTCCAGGCGTCGGTGCTGGAGTATCGGCTCGGCGGGCTCAACATCGCCGAGGTGCTCGACCTGCCGGTCAAGGACGCAGCGCGCTTCTTTGGCGCCGGCGAGGCGCGTACGCCGGCCGCGCACGCGATCCTCTCGCGATTGGCCGACGTGGGGCTCGGTTACCTGCGGCTCGGCCAGCCGCTCACCACGCTATCGGGTGGCGAGCGGCAGCGGCTCAAGCTCGCGACGCACATGGGCGAAGACGGCGGCGTCTACGTGCTCGACGAGCCGACCACGGGATTACATTTGGCCGACCTCGAGCAGCTTCTCGGGCTCCTGGATCGCCTGGTCGACGCCGGGAAGTCGGTCATCGTGATCGAGCACCACCAGGCGGTGATGGCGCACGCCGACTGGATCATCGACCTCGGGCCGGGCGCGGGCCACGACGGCGGGCGAATCGTGTTCGAAGGCACGCCGGCCGACCTGGTGGCGGCGAAATCGACGCTGACGGGCGAGCACCTGGCGGCGTTCGTCGGGAGCCGTCCGAAGGCGGGTTGA
- a CDS encoding SRPBCC family protein: MNLTDTTAQSQTESISFEFDLHHSPEKIWRALTDPVLLTEWLLPVAGLKLEPGAAFTFKTQPYPGWDGTVNCRMLEIEAHKKLSYAWVVGDMELDTVVTFTLTPTAAGTRLSLVQSGFKPHQKQNFGGARYGWKMMGGKLVDLLARVP; the protein is encoded by the coding sequence ATGAATCTCACCGACACGACCGCACAATCGCAGACGGAATCCATTTCATTCGAATTCGATTTGCATCATTCGCCCGAGAAGATCTGGCGCGCGCTCACCGACCCCGTGCTGCTCACCGAGTGGCTCCTGCCCGTCGCCGGGCTGAAGCTCGAGCCGGGGGCCGCGTTCACCTTCAAGACGCAGCCATACCCCGGGTGGGACGGCACCGTGAATTGCCGGATGCTCGAAATCGAAGCGCATAAAAAGCTCAGCTACGCGTGGGTCGTCGGCGACATGGAGCTCGACACCGTCGTGACGTTCACGCTCACGCCCACGGCGGCGGGCACGCGCCTGTCCCTCGTGCAATCGGGCTTCAAGCCGCACCAGAAGCAGAACTTCGGCGGCGCGCGTTACGGCTGGAAGATGATGGGCGGCAAGCTCGTCGACCTGCTCGCGAGGGTCCCGTGA